In the Bremerella alba genome, one interval contains:
- a CDS encoding Na+/H+ antiporter NhaC family protein produces the protein MLPQTDHQQSDPGQDATEEIAPQAVPLLRRIAFLGAIAVVLLVSLFVGQSISPIWVVQDVVLDSGEIDDLSLSVPLEDSGLTDEDIKKHQADDTTPEVTSLLVSRMTQSGERQYVRRTTTPHYGIWSLFPALVAIVSCWVFREPLTSLLLGTISGAFILGQIDVLDQVLLPSMATVKAAGILLLYLWLLGGLLGIWAQTGTAQAFAEWVSRTFVKGPRTAKLAAWCLGILFFQGGTISTVLVGTAVRPVSDKQNISHEELSYIVDSTASPIACLIAFNAWPGYIQALIYVPGIAYLASEHDRIQFFFQALPLSFYAIFAVLGTFLLAIDRAPILGKRFREAIVRARETGQLDRPDASPMAFDSPDAKKIAPHYKPHPIDFCLPIVLLTMVAVGSFYLTGTPQVRWAFALALIVAGSIALLRGMSLQDLMAGVGSGLQSVVFASLILMLAVTLGDLTQKIGGGAFLVDLLGDSVPYWSLPGLLFVITIGIAFSTGTSWGTFAVAFPLAMPLALALATSQGLSNESLYLSVCFACVLNGSVFGDQCSPISDTTVLSAMTTGADLMDHVFTQIIPASVAALLALACWTLTVLVFC, from the coding sequence TTGCTTCCGCAAACCGACCATCAACAATCAGATCCTGGACAAGATGCGACTGAAGAAATCGCTCCGCAAGCGGTGCCTCTTTTGCGTCGCATTGCCTTTCTAGGAGCAATAGCCGTTGTCCTATTGGTATCACTCTTTGTCGGACAAAGCATCTCGCCAATTTGGGTTGTGCAAGACGTCGTGCTCGACTCGGGCGAAATTGATGACTTGTCATTGTCTGTCCCGCTGGAGGACTCTGGCCTCACCGATGAAGACATTAAGAAACATCAGGCTGACGATACCACGCCTGAAGTAACAAGCTTACTTGTCTCCCGCATGACGCAGTCCGGCGAGCGTCAATACGTGCGTCGAACAACCACACCACACTATGGCATCTGGTCACTATTCCCGGCGCTTGTGGCGATTGTTTCGTGTTGGGTGTTTCGTGAACCTCTGACTTCGCTACTATTGGGCACTATCAGTGGTGCTTTTATCTTGGGTCAAATCGACGTATTGGATCAGGTCCTCTTACCTTCCATGGCGACCGTCAAGGCAGCCGGAATACTGTTGCTATACCTTTGGCTGCTAGGAGGTTTGCTGGGAATCTGGGCGCAGACGGGAACGGCTCAGGCATTTGCCGAGTGGGTCTCGAGGACGTTTGTGAAAGGTCCTCGGACCGCGAAACTCGCGGCCTGGTGCTTGGGCATTCTGTTCTTTCAGGGCGGAACGATTAGCACAGTGTTAGTCGGCACGGCCGTGCGTCCTGTTTCCGATAAGCAAAATATCAGTCACGAAGAGCTGTCCTATATCGTCGACTCTACGGCTTCGCCGATTGCCTGTTTGATCGCATTCAATGCTTGGCCAGGCTATATTCAGGCCCTCATTTATGTTCCTGGCATTGCCTACCTTGCCAGTGAGCACGACCGCATTCAGTTCTTCTTTCAAGCATTGCCTCTAAGCTTCTATGCGATTTTCGCCGTGCTGGGTACGTTTCTTTTAGCGATCGATCGTGCTCCCATTTTGGGTAAGCGATTTCGCGAAGCAATTGTGCGAGCACGAGAGACGGGCCAATTAGATCGACCAGACGCCAGTCCTATGGCGTTTGATAGCCCCGATGCGAAGAAGATCGCTCCTCATTACAAGCCCCATCCCATCGATTTCTGCTTGCCGATTGTTCTATTAACCATGGTTGCTGTCGGCAGTTTCTATCTGACAGGGACTCCCCAAGTGCGGTGGGCCTTTGCCCTCGCGTTGATTGTTGCAGGGAGTATCGCACTCTTGCGTGGTATGTCTTTGCAAGACTTGATGGCTGGCGTGGGGAGTGGACTACAAAGCGTGGTGTTTGCGTCCTTAATCTTAATGCTGGCAGTGACCCTTGGCGACCTGACACAAAAGATAGGAGGCGGCGCATTCCTTGTCGATTTACTAGGTGACTCGGTCCCATATTGGAGCCTGCCTGGACTTTTGTTTGTCATCACCATCGGCATTGCATTCTCGACAGGAACGAGTTGGGGGACTTTTGCTGTCGCGTTTCCGTTGGCAATGCCTCTTGCCTTAGCATTGGCCACATCACAAGGGCTTTCCAATGAATCCCTTTACCTTTCGGTTTGCTTTGCCTGCGTGCTTAATGGAAGTGTGTTTGGCGATCAATGTTCACCGATTTCTGACACGACCGTGCTCAGCGCGATGACCACCGGGGCGGACCTGATGGATCATGTTTTCACTCAAATCATTCCGGCAAGCGTCGCTGCGCTGCTGGCATTGGCATGTTGGACCTTGACGGTCTTAGTGTTTTGTTAA
- a CDS encoding alpha/beta hydrolase, protein MMGRIILLGIAVLLLAMQSSEVMAQNTKKKTSPPFKWVNTPRMMPDGVQHGVFKSPSMKHDVGYCIYLPPSYETDTDRRYPVVYYLHGGRPGNETKSIKLANYFHRYMTHSETPDMIYVFVNGGPVSHYNLADRENAMGEDVFVQELIPFIDKTYRTVADRKGRGLEGFSQGGRGTTRIMFKHPELFCSAAPGGSGYATEKRISEENGRENKNLVFTPGDNTWDLARKYADDQEPPLRIMLHVGTEGFNYENNLQYMKFLESLKIPFERVIVEGAPHSAQKVYDQRGLELLQFHAESFRRSGVLPAQ, encoded by the coding sequence ATGATGGGGCGAATCATCTTGCTTGGTATCGCAGTGTTGTTGCTCGCAATGCAAAGCTCGGAGGTAATGGCGCAGAACACCAAAAAGAAAACTTCTCCGCCGTTCAAGTGGGTCAACACACCTCGCATGATGCCAGACGGTGTTCAGCACGGTGTCTTTAAGAGCCCGTCGATGAAGCATGACGTGGGTTACTGTATTTACCTGCCACCATCATATGAAACGGATACCGATCGTCGCTATCCGGTCGTCTACTACTTGCATGGAGGCCGGCCAGGAAATGAAACCAAGAGCATCAAGCTGGCGAACTATTTTCACCGTTACATGACCCATTCTGAAACACCGGACATGATCTATGTGTTCGTCAATGGTGGTCCGGTAAGTCACTATAACCTTGCCGATCGCGAGAACGCGATGGGAGAGGATGTCTTTGTGCAAGAGCTAATTCCATTCATCGACAAGACATATCGCACTGTAGCGGATCGCAAAGGGCGTGGCCTGGAAGGCTTTTCTCAGGGAGGCCGTGGAACAACGCGGATCATGTTCAAGCATCCCGAACTGTTCTGTTCGGCGGCTCCTGGCGGATCTGGATATGCGACCGAAAAGCGAATTTCAGAAGAAAACGGTCGTGAGAATAAAAACTTGGTCTTTACCCCAGGCGATAATACCTGGGATCTGGCACGTAAATATGCCGATGACCAGGAGCCACCATTGAGGATTATGCTGCATGTCGGTACCGAAGGCTTTAACTACGAGAACAACTTGCAGTACATGAAGTTCCTGGAATCGCTGAAGATTCCTTTCGAGCGAGTAATTGTAGAAGGGGCCCCGCATAGTGCTCAAAAGGTCTACGATCAACGTGGCCTGGAACTCCTGCAATTTCATGCCGAGAGTTTCCGCCGTTCCGGTGTGCTTCCGGCTCAATAG
- a CDS encoding VOC family protein codes for MTLSAREAKTETSSPTDCPPLPPFHLAMQVHDLAIARSFYGELLGCPEGRNAESWVDFNFFGHQFVCHLNAKMSGHSIHYNEVDGHGVPVPHFGVVLTMDRWTELAERLTNKGIKFEIAPYIRFAGEPGEQGTMFFFDPSGNAIEIKGFQSMDSLFAT; via the coding sequence ATGACACTTTCCGCCCGAGAAGCCAAGACCGAAACTAGCAGCCCCACCGATTGTCCCCCCCTGCCCCCTTTTCATTTGGCCATGCAAGTCCACGATCTGGCAATTGCTCGTTCGTTCTACGGAGAACTGTTGGGTTGTCCAGAGGGTCGAAATGCGGAGAGTTGGGTTGATTTCAACTTCTTTGGGCATCAATTCGTTTGCCATTTGAATGCCAAAATGTCGGGACACTCCATTCACTATAACGAGGTCGACGGCCACGGAGTTCCCGTTCCCCACTTCGGGGTTGTGCTGACAATGGATCGATGGACCGAGTTGGCCGAACGACTCACCAACAAGGGAATTAAGTTTGAAATTGCGCCTTACATTCGCTTTGCCGGTGAGCCTGGGGAGCAAGGAACTATGTTTTTCTTTGATCCATCAGGCAACGCGATAGAGATCAAAGGATTTCAGAGTATGGACTCGTTGTTTGCCACGTAA
- a CDS encoding DUF1611 domain-containing protein, with the protein MSTTHEIKDHLPALSPVSGTTAYDLSKYRRIVILTEGHTNVSTAKTANGLLRFRGDDVVALLDSECPHRTASEALGHGGDIPIVSSLNEADSPDAMFIGISPAGGRLPAPMQSAIRQAVASGIDVISGLHDFLSSDSQLVAAAAESGSQLIDVRRIDERSTAKHPEFRKGCVRVHTVGHDCAVGKMFTSLEIERELLKRGLDAKFLATGQTGIMIAGNGVPIDSVVSDFVNGSMENLVLAFQQHDFLLIEGQGSIVHPAYSGVTAGLLHGCAPDGLILCYEGGRTTTKGLDHVPLKSLAELKTIYETIASARNPCQVIGVALNGRRLSADEATAEKEKVSAELGLPVYDVYRDGPQALADAVLELGKKVNP; encoded by the coding sequence ATGAGCACTACGCATGAAATCAAAGACCACTTGCCAGCACTTAGTCCGGTTAGTGGTACAACTGCATATGACTTATCCAAGTATCGTCGGATCGTCATCCTCACCGAGGGACACACTAACGTCTCCACAGCCAAGACCGCCAACGGCTTACTCAGATTTCGCGGCGATGACGTTGTGGCTCTACTCGACAGCGAGTGCCCCCATCGTACCGCCAGCGAAGCACTGGGTCATGGCGGGGATATCCCGATCGTGTCATCGCTAAACGAAGCTGACTCGCCGGATGCCATGTTCATCGGAATCTCCCCTGCCGGGGGACGCTTGCCAGCTCCCATGCAATCCGCAATTCGCCAGGCAGTTGCCTCTGGTATCGATGTGATCTCAGGTCTGCATGATTTTCTCAGCAGCGACTCTCAGCTTGTTGCCGCTGCCGCAGAAAGTGGTAGCCAACTTATTGACGTCCGTCGTATCGACGAGCGATCTACGGCGAAACATCCGGAATTTCGCAAAGGGTGTGTGCGTGTGCACACAGTCGGGCACGACTGCGCCGTCGGTAAGATGTTTACTTCGCTAGAGATCGAGCGAGAGCTATTAAAGCGAGGCCTTGATGCCAAGTTTTTAGCGACGGGACAAACAGGAATCATGATCGCTGGTAACGGCGTCCCAATTGACTCCGTGGTATCAGACTTCGTCAATGGTTCGATGGAAAACCTCGTCTTGGCCTTCCAACAGCACGATTTCCTGCTGATTGAAGGTCAGGGAAGCATTGTCCACCCAGCTTATTCCGGCGTGACCGCAGGTCTCTTGCATGGCTGCGCGCCTGACGGGCTGATTTTGTGCTACGAAGGAGGACGAACAACAACAAAGGGGCTTGATCACGTACCGCTGAAGTCACTAGCCGAGCTAAAGACCATTTACGAGACGATCGCATCGGCTCGGAATCCATGTCAGGTTATTGGCGTAGCGCTAAATGGACGTCGCCTATCTGCCGACGAAGCAACGGCCGAGAAAGAGAAGGTGTCCGCTGAACTGGGCTTGCCGGTCTACGATGTTTATCGCGACGGACCTCAGGCACTCGCAGATGCTGTTCTCGAATTAGGAAAGAAGGTGAACCCATGA
- a CDS encoding dipeptide epimerase: MRLEINRVEMPLRNVFRISRGEISVQETVIVQLYDNGESGLGEATQSSYYTHSADSIIDSLKQLEQELREWEFTTPEALWEVAEERLANDYFALSALDQAAHDLYGKRHRTSVFERKGMNWHNVPQSSITVSIASIPQMIEELQGFAGWPIIKVKLGTSDDLAIIQALRDSSDAVIRVDANCAWTVEETIRNSIEFASLGVEFIEQPLPADAPVASKRVVFEESALPIIADESCQREDDVRECDGLFHGINIKLCKCGGLTPAFRMLDEANSRGLKTMVGCMIESEVAISAAAQLAPRLDYVDLDGAALLARQPAQGVKVQHGKISRPSGFGCGVTLNTTLV, from the coding sequence ATGAGACTGGAAATTAATCGAGTCGAGATGCCCCTCCGAAACGTGTTTCGAATCTCGCGTGGCGAGATTTCGGTCCAGGAAACAGTTATTGTCCAGTTGTACGATAACGGAGAATCGGGGTTAGGCGAGGCAACCCAAAGCAGCTATTACACACATTCGGCAGATTCAATCATTGATTCCCTTAAGCAACTCGAGCAAGAGCTTCGCGAGTGGGAGTTCACCACACCGGAAGCACTTTGGGAAGTTGCCGAGGAGCGGCTAGCGAATGATTACTTCGCCCTTTCGGCCTTGGACCAAGCTGCTCATGACCTGTACGGTAAACGCCATCGCACTTCGGTCTTCGAGCGGAAAGGAATGAATTGGCATAACGTTCCTCAGTCGAGTATCACTGTCTCGATTGCGTCGATTCCACAAATGATTGAGGAACTTCAAGGTTTTGCTGGATGGCCCATTATCAAGGTCAAGCTGGGAACGAGCGATGACTTGGCAATTATCCAAGCCCTTCGTGACAGCAGCGATGCCGTCATTCGTGTGGATGCGAACTGCGCATGGACAGTCGAAGAAACGATCCGCAATTCAATCGAGTTTGCTTCTTTGGGCGTCGAGTTTATCGAGCAACCTCTGCCGGCCGATGCCCCAGTAGCCTCTAAGCGAGTCGTCTTCGAGGAAAGTGCACTGCCAATTATCGCCGACGAAAGCTGCCAGCGAGAGGATGACGTTCGCGAATGCGATGGACTGTTTCATGGCATTAACATTAAGCTGTGCAAATGTGGCGGCTTAACTCCGGCGTTTCGGATGTTAGACGAAGCGAACTCCCGTGGCCTCAAAACAATGGTTGGATGCATGATCGAGTCGGAAGTCGCGATCTCAGCGGCTGCTCAATTGGCGCCACGACTCGACTACGTAGACCTGGACGGTGCGGCTCTGCTGGCCCGGCAACCAGCCCAGGGCGTGAAGGTGCAACACGGGAAAATTTCTCGACCGAGTGGCTTTGGCTGCGGTGTGACTTTGAACACCACTTTGGTCTAG
- a CDS encoding sigma-54-dependent transcriptional regulator, which translates to MAKKPRQKILFIDDIPALCEEMVTTLCNEGLEAESNLSPLDAIPKVVRGDYDLIITGMVIAELGGFEIIRSIRGGGCRVPIIMVTGFGTEQSAIEAARLGVADYLTKPIESKELVARVRRVLWEHAPSPPTRHKSLARMISGDAKMNTVFEKVKTIAPTESRVLILGETGCGKQLLAHAIHQQSQRSEQPFVEVNCAAIPSNLLESELFGHEEGAFTGASKKRIGRFEAAGNGTIFLDEIGELGFELQSKLLHVLDSGKYTRVGSGKDQISHARLVSATNRDLMKEVELGRFRADLYYRLNVISIELPPLRERPGDISLLAQHFVNQFVPEGRQPPTFTPSAVEMMRLYPWPGNVRELQNFAEQLAVLHRNTHIEATDLPSRIVQHGLAGPNAVSSKERLPFRKAKDQFEREYLLGVIQDANGNLAEAARLSDMDRAQFYRIAKRHGLTTNPDS; encoded by the coding sequence ATGGCAAAGAAGCCGCGACAAAAAATCCTATTTATCGACGACATACCTGCGTTATGTGAGGAGATGGTAACTACCTTATGTAACGAGGGTTTGGAAGCGGAATCGAACCTCAGTCCGCTGGATGCGATCCCTAAAGTGGTCCGCGGTGACTACGACCTGATTATTACCGGTATGGTGATCGCGGAACTGGGAGGTTTCGAGATTATACGCAGCATTCGCGGAGGTGGTTGCCGAGTTCCCATCATCATGGTTACTGGCTTTGGCACAGAGCAATCAGCCATCGAGGCTGCCCGGCTAGGTGTCGCCGATTACTTGACTAAACCTATCGAGAGTAAGGAGTTAGTAGCACGGGTGCGGCGAGTTCTTTGGGAACATGCCCCCAGTCCGCCGACGCGTCACAAGTCCCTTGCCAGAATGATTTCTGGCGATGCGAAGATGAACACCGTCTTTGAAAAAGTGAAAACGATTGCCCCGACAGAAAGCCGGGTATTGATCCTGGGGGAAACGGGCTGCGGCAAACAACTTCTGGCGCACGCGATCCATCAACAAAGCCAGCGAAGCGAGCAGCCGTTTGTAGAAGTCAATTGCGCTGCGATTCCTTCCAATTTGTTGGAAAGTGAATTGTTCGGACATGAAGAAGGCGCATTTACAGGAGCCTCTAAGAAGCGGATTGGGCGATTCGAGGCCGCTGGAAATGGGACGATTTTTCTGGATGAAATCGGGGAACTCGGTTTCGAGCTGCAATCGAAGTTGCTACACGTTTTGGATAGCGGCAAGTACACCCGCGTGGGCAGTGGCAAAGATCAAATAAGTCACGCTCGTCTAGTTTCCGCCACCAATCGTGACTTGATGAAGGAGGTGGAACTGGGGCGTTTTCGAGCGGATCTCTATTATCGACTGAACGTTATTTCCATCGAGCTTCCACCGTTGCGGGAACGTCCGGGAGACATCTCGTTACTTGCCCAACATTTTGTGAATCAGTTCGTGCCCGAAGGTCGTCAGCCACCAACGTTCACTCCTTCTGCAGTGGAGATGATGCGGCTCTATCCCTGGCCAGGGAATGTGCGTGAGCTGCAAAATTTCGCCGAGCAACTCGCCGTATTGCATCGCAATACGCATATTGAGGCAACGGACCTACCTTCTCGAATTGTGCAACACGGCCTGGCAGGGCCGAACGCTGTGTCTAGTAAAGAACGCCTTCCTTTTCGGAAAGCGAAGGATCAGTTCGAGAGAGAATATCTGTTGGGGGTGATTCAAGACGCCAACGGTAATCTAGCCGAAGCAGCTCGCCTCTCTGACATGGATCGCGCCCAGTTCTACCGAATCGCCAAGCGACATGGATTGACCACGAATCCCGACAGCTAA